From a single Apium graveolens cultivar Ventura chromosome 2, ASM990537v1, whole genome shotgun sequence genomic region:
- the LOC141704634 gene encoding zinc finger BED domain-containing protein DAYSLEEPER-like: MEGSEGANEDNNQLDNAEMQLDDVEMLAFSLELQEEILEMQSPNLDMQVANYEMQPQNWEMQEADVETEVSHPNQTPERIDRKKKTSFVWDYFTIENFGGGCTRACCIKCKQSFAYRTGTKVSGTSHLKRHITLGSGIGCNREWIQIRRPNAPANRPYRQPILLRLDLDRCRHDIAKIIIMNEYPLHMVEDPGLIAFVKNLQPRFDMVSFDTVQGDCVATYLREKQSLQKVLAGIPGRISLTLDLWGSSQTVGYVFVTGQFTDSEWKMHRKLLNVVMEPFPESDSAFSHSVAACLSDWNMNGRLVSLTINQSLTNDAKNNLKAMLSVKNPNLLGGQLVLENCLARALSIIAQEALRAAQYAVKIVRDSVKYVKTSESRELQFIEIKQKLQVTSTKSLTLDDQTQWNTTYEMLLTALELKEVFCCLDIFDPDYRETPSMEDWKMIEILTTYLNLLFDTARPLTTSVILTTDKFFLRMCSIWLELAHASTTVDSFVSNITIPMKTLFDKYWNSCYLILAAAVVMNPLYKMKLVEFNFGKIYGDQAAFYIKYVKEGVHELFNEYTEHSLNFTNVSLNLDEGGPAMSSNGPGLSDFDMYIKEARNQQSKSELDQYLEESVLPRVPKFDVLGWWKLNKNKYPTLSKMARDMLSVPVCSVGPDLVFHTESKMMDPYRCSLRPETVEALVCAKAWLQSDSSGQAVPVTMEFPI, from the coding sequence ATGGAAGGATCAGAAGGAGCTAATGAAGACAATAACCAGTTGGACAATGCAGAGATGCAGCTAGATGATGTCGAAATGCTTGCTTTCAGTTTGGAGTTGCAGGAAGAAATTCTAGAGATGCAGTCACCCAATTTAGATATGCAAGTGGCTAATTATGAAATGCAGCCACAAAACTGGGAAATGCAAGAAGCTGATGTAGAAACGGAAGTATCTCATCCTAACCAAACACCAGAGAGGATTGATCGCAAGAAAAAGACGTCGTTTGTTTGGGATTACTTCACCATTGAGAACTTTGGTGGTGGATGCACAAGGGCTTGCTGTATCAAATGCAAGCAGTCCTTTGCATACAGAACAGGCACTAAAGTGTCAGGCACCAGTCACCTCAAACGTCACATTACTCTTGGATCGGGGATTGGATGTAATCGGGAGTGGATTCAAATTAGGCGTCCTAATGCTCCAGCAAACCGACCATACAGACAGCCTATTCTGCTAAGGCTTGATCTGGATCGCTGTCGTCATGACATTGCTAAGATAATTATCATGAATGAATATCCCCTTCACATGGTTGAAGATCCCGGTCTCATTGCTTTTGTCAAGAATCTTCAGCCTCGATTTGATATGGTTAGCTTTGATACAGTTCAGGGAGATTGTGTTGCAACTTATCTCAGAGAAAAACAAAGCCTGCAGAAGGTTCTTGCAGGAATCCCAGGGCGCATTTCTCTGACACTTGACTTGTGGGGTTCTTCCCAAACTGTAGGCTATGTTTTTGTTACCGGGCAGTTTACTGATAGTGAATGGAAAATGCACAGAAAACTTCTCAATGTTGTCATGGAACCATTTCCGGAATCAGATTCTGCTTTCAGTCATTCTGTTGCTGCTTGTCTCTCTGATTGGAATATGAATGGTAGGTTAGTTTCTCTCACCATCAACCAGTCTTTAACAAATGATGCAAAGAACAACCTTAAAGCAATGCTTTCTGTCAAGAACCCTAATCTGCTTGGCGGTCAATTAGTATTGGAGAATTGTCTTGCCAGGGCTCTTAGCATTATAGCCCAAGAAGCATTAAGGGCAGCACAATACGCGGTAAAAATAGTCAGAGACAGTGTCAAGTATGTTAAAACTTCTGAGTCCCGCGAACTGCAGTTTATTGAGATCAAGCAAAAATTACAGGTCACAAGTACAAAGAGCTTGACTTTGGATGATCAGACACAATGGAACACAACATATGAAATGCTGTTGACAGCTTTAGAGTTGAAGGAAGTCTTCTGTTGTCTTGATATCTTCGACCCGGATTACAGGGAAACCCCCTCTATGGAAGACTGGAAAATGATTGAGATTCTGACAACATACTTAAATCTCCTGTTTGACACAGCTAGGCCCTTGACAACTTCTGTCATACTAACCACAGACAAATTCTTTCTTCGAATGTGTAGTATTTGGTTGGAGCTTGCGCATGCCTCCACGACTGTGGATTCCTTCGTCAGCAACATTACCATACCAATGAAAACACTTTTCGACAAATACTGGAACAGCTGTTACTTGATCCTAGCAGCTGCCGTAGTCATGAATCCCCTATACAAAATGAAGCTTGTTGAGTTCAATTTTGGTAAAATTTACGGTGACCAAGCTGCCTTTTACATCAAGTACGTTAAGGAGGGAGTCCATGAGCTCTTCAATGAATACACGGAACACTCACTGAATTTCACCAATGTAAGCCTCAATTTAGATGAGGGAGGACCTGCAATGTCAAGCAATGGACCAGGCCTTTCAGATTTCGATATGTACATCAAAGAAGCTAGAAACCAGCAGTCAAAATCAGAGCTGGATCAGTACTTAGAGGAGTCAGTGTTGCCTCGAGTCCCAAAATTTGATGTATTAGGCTGGTGGAAACTAAACAAGAACAAGTACCCAACTCTCTCGAAAATGGCTCGTGACATGTTGTCTGTTCCAGTATGCAGTGTTGGTCCTGACTTGGTGTTTCATACAGAAAGCAAAATGATGGATCCATACAGGTGCTCCTTAAGGCCAGAGACAGTGGAGGCTCTCGTTTGCGCGAAGGCGTGGCTGCAGAGTGACTCATCAGGACAAGCTGTGCCTGTCACAATGGAGTTCCCAATTTAG
- the LOC141708917 gene encoding uncharacterized protein LOC141708917 codes for MGPGPNKITTKKKNKKGPTFDIETFKLDIDDLIKAFVKDGSKTLVGMKRVWISKKFSYIYEARPTTNVACFMQSLYAHCIGYVVSNGSLSLRLGGLYCLFCLHETQPNKPPFRIYISLGELRRVRKLVVDSRKENVKVASALVNRMLEKNMFLFGAVDLKEGSVTEKIKELRAKEDATIRIAQKKLFENSRIEHFIHMDLGMELDVDYLKKMSSEYEAAKKLAVKEAGDMVDIQNIKHLTEDQRLIGDVVEDTAEQWSNVKGLFYQDTQYGQRQVDSSKYGDSYNLRKQPAVNSELEEPSGHSHNQGDDDNYQLEEDGFDADLEMELEQALADSGEDSEDDLAMDLEQALSEYEGDSED; via the exons ATGGGTCCGGGTCCGAACAAAATCACCAcgaagaagaagaacaagaaagGTCCCACATTCGACATCGAAACGTTCAAATTAGACATCGATGACCTAATCAAAGCTTTCGTTAAG GATGGATCGAAGACTTTGGTAGGTATGAAGAGAGTGTGGATTTCGAAGAAGTTTTCGTATATTTACGAGGCGAGGCCGACTACGAATGTCGCGTGTTTTATGCAGTCTCTGTATGCTCATTGTATCG GTTATGTCGTGTCCAATGGTTCGCTTTCTCTGAGATTGGGCGGGTTGTATTGTCTCTTTTGTCTCCACGAGACGCAGCCGAATAAGCCGCCTTTCCGGATATATATATCTCTTG GAGAACTTAGGAGAGTGAGAAAACTTGTTGTTGACTCAAGAAAGGAGAATGTGAAAGttgcatcagctttagtcaaCAGAATGCTTGAAAAGAACATGTTTCTTTTTGGCGCTGTTGATTTAAAGGAAGGTTCTGTGACTGAGAAGATTAAAGAACTTAGAGCTAAAGAGGATGCTACTATTCGAATTGCACAGAAGAA GTTATTTGAGAACAGTAGGATCGAGCAttttattcacatggacttg GGTATGGAACTTGATGTTGATTACCTTAAGAAAATGTCATCAGAGTATGAAGCAGCCAAGAAGTTAGCTGTAAAAG AGGCTGGTGATATGGTAGATATCCAAAACATAAAACACTTGACGGAAGATCAGAGATTGATCGGAGATGTGGTAGAAGATACTGCTGAACAGTGGAGCAATGTGAAAGGACTGTTTTATCAAGACACACAATATGGCCAACGTCAAGTTGACAGTTCTAAATATGGAGATTCTTACAACCTTCGAAAACAACCCGCTGTAAATAGCGAATTGGAGGAACCTTCAGGGCACTCCCATAATCAGGGGGACGATGATAATTATCAACTGGAGGAAGATGGTTTTGATGCTGACCTGGAAATGGAGCTTGAACAAGCACTTGCAGACAGTGGAGAAGATAGTGAAGATGACTTAGCTATGGATCTTGAACAGGCACTCTCAGAATATGAAGGAGATAGTGAAGACTGA
- the LOC141708907 gene encoding uncharacterized protein LOC141708907 isoform X1 translates to MDVCDSSSVIASPEDDVSSELAREAASLFQARKFEECRQVLDELLHKRGAHPKILHNIAIVENHMEGCFNPKKLLDVLRNVQAQSEELTRVSREQVGAIIGSGSKTTVEALANNSMAHESTTANSSSIVLNSELAPYVALFNIAVTWFHLHEYSNSFRILEQLFEKVAPITEGIALRICFLLLDVALLSHHASRFDDVFNYVKRVFCIGALIRQGDDGNSTEQQFSDVVMKSPVFDSTPFPDVYSSDPTINSPESPLSRSLSEEAEYENFFSALDISGQNLTRKSDKFSNNFSRNQNDTFPVIDLRLKLHLYKVSFLLLTRKLEAAKCEVKMALNIARGKDYSMAIFFKSQLEYARGNHRKSVKLLMASSNRTELETSIMCYNNLGCIYYRLGKHQTSTVYFSKALKSSSLLWKEKPLTASTFAQDKSLFIVYNCGLQYLACGKPVLAARCFYRASLVYYNHPLLWLRIAECCLMASEKGLLEFNQASSNRPDVNVHVIGLGKWRNLVIEDRILRNGQVAIAGREELLSGDDRLLKLSVPLARQCLQNVLYLLNFNCKSGLPSDVIQEEQTFNPKNANCNSVYGTGSQAHNVGAGDEHLSSNGEIKEHKSVNNLNTTLQSSIFYYDEICRKENKIIRQSVLADLAYVELELGNPLKALAIARTLLKIAESSKIHVFLGNVYAAEALCLLNQPKEAADHLLVYISSKSHAELPYTREDCRQWHADNTVGCEESVNMESVAADTSSPDGSQGLVFLNPEEARGTIYANLAVMSAIQGDLEQADRFVFQALSAIPDSPGAILTAVYLDLKCRRPREAIAKLKRCSRTRFISKGSGLK, encoded by the exons ATGGACGTGTGTGATTCTTCATCGGTCATCGCGTCGCCGGAGGATGACGTCAGCTCCGAGTTGGCGAGAGAAGCTGCTTCGTTGTTTCAGGCACGCAAGTTTGAAGAGTGTCGGCAAGTGTTGGACGAGCTTTTGCACAAAAGAGGAGCTCATCCTAAG ATTCTTCATAATATTGCTATTGTAGAAAACCACATGGAAGGCTGTTTTAATCCAAAGAAGTTGCTTGATGTACTACGTAATGTGCAG GCACAAAGTGAAGAGCTGACACGTGTGTCTCGGGAGCAAGTAGGTGCTATCATTGGGTCAGGAAGCAAAACTACAGTCGAAGCACTCGCAAACAACAGTATGGCACATGAATCAACTACCGCAAATAGCTCATCAATTGTTCTAAACAGTGAATTAGCCCCTTATGTAGCATTGTTCAACATA GCAGTCACTTGGTTTCATCTCCATGAATATTCAAATTCGTTTCGTATTTTGGAACAACTATTTGAAAAAGTGGCACCAATAACTGAG GGAATAGCTCTCCGTATATGCTTTTTATTACTAGATGTTGCGCTACTCTCTCACCATGCCTCGAGATTTGAT GATGTTTTTAATTATGTTAAGAGGGTTTTCTGTATCGGGGCTTTGATTCGTCAAGGTGACGATGGTAACTCCACAGAGCAACAATTTTCAGACGTAGTTATGAAATCTCCAGTGTTTGACAGTACTCCCTTTCCTGATGTTTATAGTTCTGATCCTACTATAAATTCCCCTGAAAGTCCTTTATCAAGAAGCTTGTCGGAAGAGGCGGAGTATGAAAACTTCTTTTCAGCCCTTGACATTAGTGGACAGAACCTAACAAGAAAATCTGATAAATTTTCAAACAATTTTTCAAGGAACCAAAATGATACATTTCCAGTTATTGATCTGAGGCTTAAGTTGCATCTTTACAAGGTTTCATTTCTGCTCCTTACAAGGAAACTTGAGGCAGCTAAGTGTGAAGTTAAGATGGCTCTAAACATAGCACGAGGGAAGGATTATTCCATGGCTATCTTTTTTAAGTCCCAGCTTGAATATGCTCGAGGGAATCATCGTAAATCTGTTAAGCTTTTAATGGCTTCGAGTAATCGAACAGAACTGGAAACTTCTATCATGTGCTACAATAACCTAGGCTGCATCTATTATCGCCTCGGAAAACATCAAACATCAACTGTATACTTTTCTAAGGCGCTAAAGAGTAGCTCATTGCTATGGAAAGAAAAACCTTTAACAGCGTCAACATTCGCACAGGATAAATCCCTCTTTATAGTATATAATTGTGGTCTGCAGTATCTGGCTTGTGGGAAACCAGTACTTGCTGCTCGCTGTTTCTACAGAGCTAGTTTAGTTTATTATAATCATCCCCTGTTGTGGCTCCGGATTGCAGAATGTTGTCTGATGGCTTCAGAAAAGGGACTGCTGGAGTTCAATCAAGCTTCATCCAACAGACCAGATGTTAACGTACATGTTATTGGCCTAGGAAAATGGAGGAATCTTGTTATAGAAGATAGAATATTGAGGAATGGGCAGGTGGCTATTGCTGGGAGGGAAGAGTTACTTTCTGGTGATGATAGGTTACTTAAACTTTCAGTGCCTCTTGCTCGGCAGTGTTTGCAGAATGTATTATACTTGCTGAACTTCAACTGTAAGTCCGGTTTACCTTCTGATGTAATCCAGGAGGAACAAACTTTTAATCCTAAAAATGCAAACTGCAATTCAGTATATGGCACTGGTTCTCAGGCACATAATGTAGGAGCAGGGGATGAACACCTGAGTTCAAATGGGGAAATAAAAGAGCACAAGAGTGTAAATAATCTGAATACTACCTTGCAAAGCTCCATTTTTTACTATGATGAAATTTGTAGAAAAGAGAACAAGATTATACGACAGTCTGTTCTTGCCGATCTTGCATACGTTGAGTTAGAACTGGGAAATCCTTTAAAGGCCTTGGCGATTGCTAGAACCCTACTGAAAATTGCAGAATCTTccaaaattcatgtcttcttgGGAAATGTGTATGCAGCTGAGGCTCTCTGCCTGCTCAATCAGCCAAAAGAAGCTGCAGACCATTTGTTGGTCTATATATCTAGTAAAAGTCATGCGGAACTCCCCTACACTCGAGAAGACTGCAGACAGTGGCACGCTGATAATACAGTGGGGTGCGAGGAGTCGGTAAATATGGAGTCTGTGGCTGCTGATACATCTTCACCTGATGGATCGCAGGGTCTTGTTTTCCTTAATCCTGAGGAGGCTCGTGGAACTATTTATGCAAACCTTGCTGTAATGTCTGCTATACAAGGAGATCTCGAGCAAGCTGATAGATTTGTGTTCCAAGCGTTGTCAGCAATACCCGACAGCCCAGGAGCCATTCTGACAGCAGTTTATCTGGATCTCAAGTGCAGGAGGCCACGTGAAGCTATTGCAAAGTTAAAAAGGTGCAGTCGCACCAGGTTTATTTCTAAAGGGTCTGGGTTGAAGTAG
- the LOC141708907 gene encoding uncharacterized protein LOC141708907 isoform X2: MEGCFNPKKLLDVLRNVQAQSEELTRVSREQVGAIIGSGSKTTVEALANNSMAHESTTANSSSIVLNSELAPYVALFNIAVTWFHLHEYSNSFRILEQLFEKVAPITEGIALRICFLLLDVALLSHHASRFDDVFNYVKRVFCIGALIRQGDDGNSTEQQFSDVVMKSPVFDSTPFPDVYSSDPTINSPESPLSRSLSEEAEYENFFSALDISGQNLTRKSDKFSNNFSRNQNDTFPVIDLRLKLHLYKVSFLLLTRKLEAAKCEVKMALNIARGKDYSMAIFFKSQLEYARGNHRKSVKLLMASSNRTELETSIMCYNNLGCIYYRLGKHQTSTVYFSKALKSSSLLWKEKPLTASTFAQDKSLFIVYNCGLQYLACGKPVLAARCFYRASLVYYNHPLLWLRIAECCLMASEKGLLEFNQASSNRPDVNVHVIGLGKWRNLVIEDRILRNGQVAIAGREELLSGDDRLLKLSVPLARQCLQNVLYLLNFNCKSGLPSDVIQEEQTFNPKNANCNSVYGTGSQAHNVGAGDEHLSSNGEIKEHKSVNNLNTTLQSSIFYYDEICRKENKIIRQSVLADLAYVELELGNPLKALAIARTLLKIAESSKIHVFLGNVYAAEALCLLNQPKEAADHLLVYISSKSHAELPYTREDCRQWHADNTVGCEESVNMESVAADTSSPDGSQGLVFLNPEEARGTIYANLAVMSAIQGDLEQADRFVFQALSAIPDSPGAILTAVYLDLKCRRPREAIAKLKRCSRTRFISKGSGLK, from the exons ATGGAAGGCTGTTTTAATCCAAAGAAGTTGCTTGATGTACTACGTAATGTGCAG GCACAAAGTGAAGAGCTGACACGTGTGTCTCGGGAGCAAGTAGGTGCTATCATTGGGTCAGGAAGCAAAACTACAGTCGAAGCACTCGCAAACAACAGTATGGCACATGAATCAACTACCGCAAATAGCTCATCAATTGTTCTAAACAGTGAATTAGCCCCTTATGTAGCATTGTTCAACATA GCAGTCACTTGGTTTCATCTCCATGAATATTCAAATTCGTTTCGTATTTTGGAACAACTATTTGAAAAAGTGGCACCAATAACTGAG GGAATAGCTCTCCGTATATGCTTTTTATTACTAGATGTTGCGCTACTCTCTCACCATGCCTCGAGATTTGAT GATGTTTTTAATTATGTTAAGAGGGTTTTCTGTATCGGGGCTTTGATTCGTCAAGGTGACGATGGTAACTCCACAGAGCAACAATTTTCAGACGTAGTTATGAAATCTCCAGTGTTTGACAGTACTCCCTTTCCTGATGTTTATAGTTCTGATCCTACTATAAATTCCCCTGAAAGTCCTTTATCAAGAAGCTTGTCGGAAGAGGCGGAGTATGAAAACTTCTTTTCAGCCCTTGACATTAGTGGACAGAACCTAACAAGAAAATCTGATAAATTTTCAAACAATTTTTCAAGGAACCAAAATGATACATTTCCAGTTATTGATCTGAGGCTTAAGTTGCATCTTTACAAGGTTTCATTTCTGCTCCTTACAAGGAAACTTGAGGCAGCTAAGTGTGAAGTTAAGATGGCTCTAAACATAGCACGAGGGAAGGATTATTCCATGGCTATCTTTTTTAAGTCCCAGCTTGAATATGCTCGAGGGAATCATCGTAAATCTGTTAAGCTTTTAATGGCTTCGAGTAATCGAACAGAACTGGAAACTTCTATCATGTGCTACAATAACCTAGGCTGCATCTATTATCGCCTCGGAAAACATCAAACATCAACTGTATACTTTTCTAAGGCGCTAAAGAGTAGCTCATTGCTATGGAAAGAAAAACCTTTAACAGCGTCAACATTCGCACAGGATAAATCCCTCTTTATAGTATATAATTGTGGTCTGCAGTATCTGGCTTGTGGGAAACCAGTACTTGCTGCTCGCTGTTTCTACAGAGCTAGTTTAGTTTATTATAATCATCCCCTGTTGTGGCTCCGGATTGCAGAATGTTGTCTGATGGCTTCAGAAAAGGGACTGCTGGAGTTCAATCAAGCTTCATCCAACAGACCAGATGTTAACGTACATGTTATTGGCCTAGGAAAATGGAGGAATCTTGTTATAGAAGATAGAATATTGAGGAATGGGCAGGTGGCTATTGCTGGGAGGGAAGAGTTACTTTCTGGTGATGATAGGTTACTTAAACTTTCAGTGCCTCTTGCTCGGCAGTGTTTGCAGAATGTATTATACTTGCTGAACTTCAACTGTAAGTCCGGTTTACCTTCTGATGTAATCCAGGAGGAACAAACTTTTAATCCTAAAAATGCAAACTGCAATTCAGTATATGGCACTGGTTCTCAGGCACATAATGTAGGAGCAGGGGATGAACACCTGAGTTCAAATGGGGAAATAAAAGAGCACAAGAGTGTAAATAATCTGAATACTACCTTGCAAAGCTCCATTTTTTACTATGATGAAATTTGTAGAAAAGAGAACAAGATTATACGACAGTCTGTTCTTGCCGATCTTGCATACGTTGAGTTAGAACTGGGAAATCCTTTAAAGGCCTTGGCGATTGCTAGAACCCTACTGAAAATTGCAGAATCTTccaaaattcatgtcttcttgGGAAATGTGTATGCAGCTGAGGCTCTCTGCCTGCTCAATCAGCCAAAAGAAGCTGCAGACCATTTGTTGGTCTATATATCTAGTAAAAGTCATGCGGAACTCCCCTACACTCGAGAAGACTGCAGACAGTGGCACGCTGATAATACAGTGGGGTGCGAGGAGTCGGTAAATATGGAGTCTGTGGCTGCTGATACATCTTCACCTGATGGATCGCAGGGTCTTGTTTTCCTTAATCCTGAGGAGGCTCGTGGAACTATTTATGCAAACCTTGCTGTAATGTCTGCTATACAAGGAGATCTCGAGCAAGCTGATAGATTTGTGTTCCAAGCGTTGTCAGCAATACCCGACAGCCCAGGAGCCATTCTGACAGCAGTTTATCTGGATCTCAAGTGCAGGAGGCCACGTGAAGCTATTGCAAAGTTAAAAAGGTGCAGTCGCACCAGGTTTATTTCTAAAGGGTCTGGGTTGAAGTAG
- the LOC141708911 gene encoding putative clathrin assembly protein At5g35200: MPGGAKQSSLRKALGALKDTTTVGLASLAKVHSGYKELDIYIVKATNHEELPSKEKHIRAIFSYISAARPRADVSYCIHALARRLSRTSNWAVALKTLIVIHRAIREVDSTFQEELVTFIKMKGHMLNMAHFKDDSGPHAWDYSAWVRNYALFLEERLECFRVLKYDVETTRSRTKDLDTPDLLDQLPALQQLLFRIIGCQPQGASAQNFVIKTALSMVTSESVRVYNSIKDGTVNLVDKFFEMKRHDAQKAFDLYRRAAKQAERLSEFYELCRKLDVGRGEQYPTIEQPPSSFLQSMEEYIRDAPRASALRTDLALEAPKVILAIEYNKSPEREEKRPPSPSPPPTEPESVKVEAPAQTPDLLGLNDPIPADSALDEKNASAMAIVPVDNQSTITATDLTNGGTSWELELVSTPNSSDNAAASTREAGALDKLMLDSLYDDAIRRSSQHVSYNPWEQPSLANPTVAQTTYNPFYASNTLAAASTVQMAAMASQQQAYMLQQQQMMMMMNPQQQTFNPFGNPYGAAAHPYGPGMPVQASNAYTGFI; the protein is encoded by the exons ATGCCGGGAGGGGCTAAACAGAGTAGTCTCAGAAAAGCTCTGGGAGCTCTCAAGGATACAACTACTGTTGGTTTAGCTAGTTTGGCTAAAGTGCACAGTGGTTACAAG GAATTGGACATCTACATTGTCAAGGCAACCAATCATGAGGAGCTCCCTTCAAAAGAAAAACATATAAGAG CTATTTTTAGTTATATATCCGCTGCTAGACCTCGTGCTGATGTGTCTTACTGTATTCATGCTCTTGCGAGACGTTTATCAAGGACAAGCAACTGGGCA GTTGCCTTGAAAACGTTAATTGTCATCCATCGAGCTATAAGGGAAGTGGACTCGACATTCCAGGAAGAACTTGTTACCTTCATCAAGATGAAAGGCCATATGCTCAATATGGCTCATTTCAAAGATGATTCTGGTCCTCATG CATGGGATTATTCAGCCTGGGTTCGTAACTATGCTTTGTTTCTAGAAGAGAGACTGGAATGCTTCCGCGTTTTAAAATACGATGTTGAGACAACACGATCG AGAACTAAAGATCTCGATACTCCTGACCTGCTTGATCAATTACCAGCTCTGCAGCAGCTATTGTTCCGCATCATAGGCTGTCAG CCTCAAGGAGCATCAGCGCAGAATTTTGTGATTAAAACAGCTCTTTCTATG GTTACTTCAGAAAGCGTTAGGGTTTATAATTCGATAAAAGATGGCACTGTAAATTTGGTTGACAAG TTCTTTGAGATGAAAAGGCATGATGCTCAGAAGGCTTTCGATTTATACAGGAGGGCAGCGAAACAG GCTGAGAGACTCTCAGAATTTTATGAACTATGTAGAAAACTTGATGTTGGGCGTGGAGAACAATATCCCACAATTGAGCAG CCCCCTTCATCATTTTTACAATCAATGGAAGAGTACATACGAGATGCTCCGCGTGCTTCTGCTCTTCGCACTGATCTG GCACTTGAAGCTCCCAAAGTGATCTTAGCCATTGAGTATAATAAGTCCCCGGAGAGGGAGGAGAAAAGGCCACCTTCTCCATCTCCACCTCCAACTGAACCTGAATCCGTTAAAGTGGAAGCTCCTGCTCAAACACCGGATCTGTTG GGTCTGAATGATCCGATTCCAGCGGATTCTGCTTTGGATGAGAAGAATGCTTCAGCTATGGCTATTGTTCCAGTTG ACAATCAATCAACTATTACTGCTACAGACCTGACAAATGGAGGAACAAGCTGGGAATTAGAACTTGTTAGTACTCCCAACTCCAGTGACAACGCTGCAGCTTCAACGAGAGAG GCTGGAGCTTTGGACAAGTTAATGCTGGATAGCTTATACGATGATGCAATCAGAAGAAGCAGCCAGCATGTGAGTTACAATCCATGGGAACAGCCCTCACTAGCCAATCCTACAGTTGCACAAACAACATACAACCCGTTTTATGCATCCAACACCCTAGCTGCAGCATCTACTGTTCAGATGGCAGCCATGGCGAGTCAGCAACAGGCCTATATGCTACAGCAACAAcaaatgatgatgatgatgaaccCCCAACAACAGACATTTAACCCCTTCGGTAACCCGTACGGTGCTGCTGCCCACCCGTATGGTCCTGGTATGCCAGTTCAAGCCTCCAATGCATATACCGGATTCATTTAG